In Crassostrea angulata isolate pt1a10 chromosome 6, ASM2561291v2, whole genome shotgun sequence, a genomic segment contains:
- the LOC128188132 gene encoding centrosomal protein of 89 kDa-like isoform X3 yields MAGKTGKRGKGKSSSLGTISSGLIPSAAFVVVPRTPGPDTPPGTDIALASSSGILSASLLAKARGMFPTAADDDPFSDPESSLYDYQVMEEAGYSSVEFGHAGGSRKRISYSDREPVPLPGPSTLREHTIDEEMPGQFYHTLEKHEDIDDENALYAKPVKKGKVHRTSSGEDPALQQTGQRVREAYRQVIEPDSDEIQEEMTTQKVTTVTIEKTPTLRSRKQSTPRDSEIQEETLVKSSKEGHSNPREPTDEAGASPSPRQSGRHSGSNTARSISEIHTARSTDKLQRGLEGQNALLRSINESLEEEVTTFRQVTSALEKGDRDTAANLLLKKQLTDMKDENETLKNTVHRLTVEFSDFQAKHRVLKPEERSIASELLGLPSKGPCPSWLINTKYLSPLFLAYDDRLEEREKIIKRYQMEIDKLKLQAEDIVTENQQLQEKFERIQTENPVDMNDWENLKENARLVLEENQNLLEQIEVKDQKAQDMHQAHMQEVSKINKQLVLLRAEKADQDQDLEEIKKRYKELKTKYDAMLLENQSQQSSETYINNIAELKRTFTEKEENYHQEIQNLKIKIQAVQDERKNQTLNFVELQAENKRCQAELRAMRKAIRKAQSKIIYLQKAIEQSESKEQNVQDQLASVIKVAEKNAYERDSFAKAVRDRETETKKAMNKMLQNSVSKGKMEEKLKLYKLKAAAKINTVAGRLKEQDEVFMNQKKEYEREINHLRLLLQEKEHNLYDIATEKREVEDELEIVWQSANSENDRMKTVLKKTMKKLRQHEQLSEAMDQQEPKKIVYVSSDGEAD; encoded by the exons GGTACAATTTCGTCAGGTTTGATTCCTTCGGCTGCCTTTGTTGTTGTGCCCCGAACGCCTGGTCCCGACACCCCACCCGGAACAGATATTGCTTTGGCCTCTTCCTCTGGAATTCTAAGTGCATCACTGCTCGCCAAAGCCAGAGGCATGTTTCCCACAGCAGCAGACGATGACCCATTCAGTGACCCCGAAAGTAGTCTCTATGACTACCAGGTCATGGAAGAAGCAGg ATATTCTTCAGTGGAGTTTGGACATGCTGGTGGGAGTAGGAAGAGAATCAGTTACTCGGACAGGGAACCAGTTCCTTTGCCCGGTCCCTCCACTCTCAGAGAGCACACCATTGATGAAGAAATGCCAG gTCAGTTTTACCATACTTTAGAGAAACATGAGGACATTGATGATGAAAATGCATTGTATGCTAAGCCTGTGAAGAAAggaaaagtacat AGAACTAGTTCAGGGGAGGATCCGGCCCTTCAACAGACGGGCCAGAGAGTGCGGGAAGCTTACCGTCAGGTGATAGAACCAGACTCGGACGAAATCCAAGAGGAAATG aCAACACAGAAG GTGACAACAGTTACAATAGAAAAGACTCCTACCCTCAGATCAAGGAAGCAGTCCACACCTAGAG ATTCAGAGATACAAGAGGAAACTTTGGTCAAATCATCCAAAGAAGGTCACTCTAATCCAAGGGAGCCAACTGATGAAGCCG GTGCGAGTCCTTCACCCAGACAGTCGGGCAGGCACTCGGGATCCAACACCGCCCGCAGTATATCAGAGATACACACTGCCCGCAGTACAGACAAGTTACAGCGGGGGCTGGAGGGACAGAACGCTCTACTCCGCTCCATTAATGAGTCGCTGGAGGAAGAGGTCACAACCTTTAGACAGGTCACATCAGCCCTGGAGAAAGGGG ATCGTGACACAGCTGCTAATTTGCTGTTGAAGAAACAACTGACAGACATGAAGGATGAGAATGagacattgaaaaatactgtaCACAGATTGACTGTGGAGTTCAGTGATTTCCAGGCCAAACACAGGGTCCTCAAACCTGAGGAAAGATCG ATTGCTTCAGAATTACTCGGTTTGCCTAGCAAGGGACCCTGCCCATCATGGCTT ATAAATACAAAGTACCTGTCACCCCTGTTTCTGGCCTATGATGACAGATTGGAGGAGAGAGAAAAGATCATCAAGAGATATCAG ATGGAAATTGACAAACTTAAGCTTCAGGCTGAGGACATTGTGACAGAAAATCAACAGCTTCAAGAAAAGTTTGAGAGAATTCAAACAGAAAACCCTGTGGATATGAATGACTG GGAGAATCTGAAAGAAAATGCTAGACTGGTTCTTGAAGAGAACCAGAATTTGTTGGAGCAGATTGAAGTAAAAGATCAGAAAGCTCAAGACATGCATCAGGCCCACATGCAAGAAG TGTCCAAGATCAACAAACAACTAGTGCTACTGAGAGCGGAGAAAGCTGACCAAGACCAAGACCTGGAGGAGATCAAGAAGCGCTACAAGGAACTGAAGACTAAATATGACGCCATGCTTCTGGAGAACCAGAGCCAGCAGTCCTCGGAGACGTACATCAACAACATAGCAGAACTGAAGAG GACTTTTACAGAAAAAGAGGAAAATTATCATCAGGAAatacaaaatctgaaaattaaGATCCAG GCTGTACAAGATGAGAGGAAAAATCAGACACTTAATTTTGTGGAATTACAAGCTGAAAATAAGCGATGCCAAGCTGAGTTGCGAGCCATGAGAAAAGCCATCAG GAAAGCCCAGAGTAAGATCATCTATCTACAGAAAGCGATCGAGCAGTCGGAGTCTAAGGAGCAAAACGTCCAGGATCAGTTGGCCTCGGTCATTAAAGTG GCTGAAAAAAATGCGTATGAGAGGGATTCATTTGCAAAAGCG GTTAGAGATCGCGAAACAGAAACAAAGAAAGCCATGAATAAAATGCTTCAAAACAGTGTGTCCAAAGGAAAGATGGAGGAAAAACTAAAG TTGTACAAACTTAAGGCTGCTGCTAAAATCAACACTGTAGCTGGAAG GCTAAAGGAACAAGATGAAGTCTTCATGAACCAGAAAAAGGAGTATGAGCGGGAAATCAATCACCTGCGTCTGCTACTGCAGGAGAAAGAACACAACCTGTACGACATTGCCACGGAGAAAAG GGAAGTTGAAGATGAATTAGAAATTGTATGGCAGTCTGCAAATTCAGAAAATGACAGAATGAAAACGGTGCTTAAAAAGACAATGAAGAAATTGAGACAGCATGAGCAGTTATCTGAGGCAATGGACCAACAGGAGCCCAAGAAGATAGTGTACGTGTCGTCAGATGGGGAGGCCGATTAA
- the LOC128188132 gene encoding centrosomal protein of 89 kDa-like isoform X1, with product MAGKTGKRGKGKSSSLLSSCYHRPDRPKTSHWGTISSGLIPSAAFVVVPRTPGPDTPPGTDIALASSSGILSASLLAKARGMFPTAADDDPFSDPESSLYDYQVMEEAGYSSVEFGHAGGSRKRISYSDREPVPLPGPSTLREHTIDEEMPGQFYHTLEKHEDIDDENALYAKPVKKGKVHRTSSGEDPALQQTGQRVREAYRQVIEPDSDEIQEEMTTQKVTTVTIEKTPTLRSRKQSTPRDSEIQEETLVKSSKEGHSNPREPTDEAGASPSPRQSGRHSGSNTARSISEIHTARSTDKLQRGLEGQNALLRSINESLEEEVTTFRQVTSALEKGDRDTAANLLLKKQLTDMKDENETLKNTVHRLTVEFSDFQAKHRVLKPEERSIASELLGLPSKGPCPSWLINTKYLSPLFLAYDDRLEEREKIIKRYQMEIDKLKLQAEDIVTENQQLQEKFERIQTENPVDMNDWENLKENARLVLEENQNLLEQIEVKDQKAQDMHQAHMQEVSKINKQLVLLRAEKADQDQDLEEIKKRYKELKTKYDAMLLENQSQQSSETYINNIAELKRTFTEKEENYHQEIQNLKIKIQAVQDERKNQTLNFVELQAENKRCQAELRAMRKAIRKAQSKIIYLQKAIEQSESKEQNVQDQLASVIKVAEKNAYERDSFAKAVRDRETETKKAMNKMLQNSVSKGKMEEKLKLYKLKAAAKINTVAGRLKEQDEVFMNQKKEYEREINHLRLLLQEKEHNLYDIATEKREVEDELEIVWQSANSENDRMKTVLKKTMKKLRQHEQLSEAMDQQEPKKIVYVSSDGEAD from the exons GGTACAATTTCGTCAGGTTTGATTCCTTCGGCTGCCTTTGTTGTTGTGCCCCGAACGCCTGGTCCCGACACCCCACCCGGAACAGATATTGCTTTGGCCTCTTCCTCTGGAATTCTAAGTGCATCACTGCTCGCCAAAGCCAGAGGCATGTTTCCCACAGCAGCAGACGATGACCCATTCAGTGACCCCGAAAGTAGTCTCTATGACTACCAGGTCATGGAAGAAGCAGg ATATTCTTCAGTGGAGTTTGGACATGCTGGTGGGAGTAGGAAGAGAATCAGTTACTCGGACAGGGAACCAGTTCCTTTGCCCGGTCCCTCCACTCTCAGAGAGCACACCATTGATGAAGAAATGCCAG gTCAGTTTTACCATACTTTAGAGAAACATGAGGACATTGATGATGAAAATGCATTGTATGCTAAGCCTGTGAAGAAAggaaaagtacat AGAACTAGTTCAGGGGAGGATCCGGCCCTTCAACAGACGGGCCAGAGAGTGCGGGAAGCTTACCGTCAGGTGATAGAACCAGACTCGGACGAAATCCAAGAGGAAATG aCAACACAGAAG GTGACAACAGTTACAATAGAAAAGACTCCTACCCTCAGATCAAGGAAGCAGTCCACACCTAGAG ATTCAGAGATACAAGAGGAAACTTTGGTCAAATCATCCAAAGAAGGTCACTCTAATCCAAGGGAGCCAACTGATGAAGCCG GTGCGAGTCCTTCACCCAGACAGTCGGGCAGGCACTCGGGATCCAACACCGCCCGCAGTATATCAGAGATACACACTGCCCGCAGTACAGACAAGTTACAGCGGGGGCTGGAGGGACAGAACGCTCTACTCCGCTCCATTAATGAGTCGCTGGAGGAAGAGGTCACAACCTTTAGACAGGTCACATCAGCCCTGGAGAAAGGGG ATCGTGACACAGCTGCTAATTTGCTGTTGAAGAAACAACTGACAGACATGAAGGATGAGAATGagacattgaaaaatactgtaCACAGATTGACTGTGGAGTTCAGTGATTTCCAGGCCAAACACAGGGTCCTCAAACCTGAGGAAAGATCG ATTGCTTCAGAATTACTCGGTTTGCCTAGCAAGGGACCCTGCCCATCATGGCTT ATAAATACAAAGTACCTGTCACCCCTGTTTCTGGCCTATGATGACAGATTGGAGGAGAGAGAAAAGATCATCAAGAGATATCAG ATGGAAATTGACAAACTTAAGCTTCAGGCTGAGGACATTGTGACAGAAAATCAACAGCTTCAAGAAAAGTTTGAGAGAATTCAAACAGAAAACCCTGTGGATATGAATGACTG GGAGAATCTGAAAGAAAATGCTAGACTGGTTCTTGAAGAGAACCAGAATTTGTTGGAGCAGATTGAAGTAAAAGATCAGAAAGCTCAAGACATGCATCAGGCCCACATGCAAGAAG TGTCCAAGATCAACAAACAACTAGTGCTACTGAGAGCGGAGAAAGCTGACCAAGACCAAGACCTGGAGGAGATCAAGAAGCGCTACAAGGAACTGAAGACTAAATATGACGCCATGCTTCTGGAGAACCAGAGCCAGCAGTCCTCGGAGACGTACATCAACAACATAGCAGAACTGAAGAG GACTTTTACAGAAAAAGAGGAAAATTATCATCAGGAAatacaaaatctgaaaattaaGATCCAG GCTGTACAAGATGAGAGGAAAAATCAGACACTTAATTTTGTGGAATTACAAGCTGAAAATAAGCGATGCCAAGCTGAGTTGCGAGCCATGAGAAAAGCCATCAG GAAAGCCCAGAGTAAGATCATCTATCTACAGAAAGCGATCGAGCAGTCGGAGTCTAAGGAGCAAAACGTCCAGGATCAGTTGGCCTCGGTCATTAAAGTG GCTGAAAAAAATGCGTATGAGAGGGATTCATTTGCAAAAGCG GTTAGAGATCGCGAAACAGAAACAAAGAAAGCCATGAATAAAATGCTTCAAAACAGTGTGTCCAAAGGAAAGATGGAGGAAAAACTAAAG TTGTACAAACTTAAGGCTGCTGCTAAAATCAACACTGTAGCTGGAAG GCTAAAGGAACAAGATGAAGTCTTCATGAACCAGAAAAAGGAGTATGAGCGGGAAATCAATCACCTGCGTCTGCTACTGCAGGAGAAAGAACACAACCTGTACGACATTGCCACGGAGAAAAG GGAAGTTGAAGATGAATTAGAAATTGTATGGCAGTCTGCAAATTCAGAAAATGACAGAATGAAAACGGTGCTTAAAAAGACAATGAAGAAATTGAGACAGCATGAGCAGTTATCTGAGGCAATGGACCAACAGGAGCCCAAGAAGATAGTGTACGTGTCGTCAGATGGGGAGGCCGATTAA
- the LOC128188132 gene encoding centrosomal protein of 89 kDa-like isoform X4 encodes MAGKTGKRGKGKSSSLLSSCYHRPDRPKTSHWGTISSGLIPSAAFVVVPRTPGPDTPPGTDIALASSSGILSASLLAKARGMFPTAADDDPFSDPESSLYDYQVMEEAGYSSVEFGHAGGSRKRISYSDREPVPLPGPSTLREHTIDEEMPGQFYHTLEKHEDIDDENALYAKPVKKGKVHRTSSGEDPALQQTGQRVREAYRQVIEPDSDEIQEEMTTQKVTTVTIEKTPTLRSRKQSTPRGASPSPRQSGRHSGSNTARSISEIHTARSTDKLQRGLEGQNALLRSINESLEEEVTTFRQVTSALEKGDRDTAANLLLKKQLTDMKDENETLKNTVHRLTVEFSDFQAKHRVLKPEERSIASELLGLPSKGPCPSWLINTKYLSPLFLAYDDRLEEREKIIKRYQMEIDKLKLQAEDIVTENQQLQEKFERIQTENPVDMNDWENLKENARLVLEENQNLLEQIEVKDQKAQDMHQAHMQEVSKINKQLVLLRAEKADQDQDLEEIKKRYKELKTKYDAMLLENQSQQSSETYINNIAELKRTFTEKEENYHQEIQNLKIKIQAVQDERKNQTLNFVELQAENKRCQAELRAMRKAIRKAQSKIIYLQKAIEQSESKEQNVQDQLASVIKVAEKNAYERDSFAKAVRDRETETKKAMNKMLQNSVSKGKMEEKLKLYKLKAAAKINTVAGRLKEQDEVFMNQKKEYEREINHLRLLLQEKEHNLYDIATEKREVEDELEIVWQSANSENDRMKTVLKKTMKKLRQHEQLSEAMDQQEPKKIVYVSSDGEAD; translated from the exons GGTACAATTTCGTCAGGTTTGATTCCTTCGGCTGCCTTTGTTGTTGTGCCCCGAACGCCTGGTCCCGACACCCCACCCGGAACAGATATTGCTTTGGCCTCTTCCTCTGGAATTCTAAGTGCATCACTGCTCGCCAAAGCCAGAGGCATGTTTCCCACAGCAGCAGACGATGACCCATTCAGTGACCCCGAAAGTAGTCTCTATGACTACCAGGTCATGGAAGAAGCAGg ATATTCTTCAGTGGAGTTTGGACATGCTGGTGGGAGTAGGAAGAGAATCAGTTACTCGGACAGGGAACCAGTTCCTTTGCCCGGTCCCTCCACTCTCAGAGAGCACACCATTGATGAAGAAATGCCAG gTCAGTTTTACCATACTTTAGAGAAACATGAGGACATTGATGATGAAAATGCATTGTATGCTAAGCCTGTGAAGAAAggaaaagtacat AGAACTAGTTCAGGGGAGGATCCGGCCCTTCAACAGACGGGCCAGAGAGTGCGGGAAGCTTACCGTCAGGTGATAGAACCAGACTCGGACGAAATCCAAGAGGAAATG aCAACACAGAAG GTGACAACAGTTACAATAGAAAAGACTCCTACCCTCAGATCAAGGAAGCAGTCCACACCTAGAG GTGCGAGTCCTTCACCCAGACAGTCGGGCAGGCACTCGGGATCCAACACCGCCCGCAGTATATCAGAGATACACACTGCCCGCAGTACAGACAAGTTACAGCGGGGGCTGGAGGGACAGAACGCTCTACTCCGCTCCATTAATGAGTCGCTGGAGGAAGAGGTCACAACCTTTAGACAGGTCACATCAGCCCTGGAGAAAGGGG ATCGTGACACAGCTGCTAATTTGCTGTTGAAGAAACAACTGACAGACATGAAGGATGAGAATGagacattgaaaaatactgtaCACAGATTGACTGTGGAGTTCAGTGATTTCCAGGCCAAACACAGGGTCCTCAAACCTGAGGAAAGATCG ATTGCTTCAGAATTACTCGGTTTGCCTAGCAAGGGACCCTGCCCATCATGGCTT ATAAATACAAAGTACCTGTCACCCCTGTTTCTGGCCTATGATGACAGATTGGAGGAGAGAGAAAAGATCATCAAGAGATATCAG ATGGAAATTGACAAACTTAAGCTTCAGGCTGAGGACATTGTGACAGAAAATCAACAGCTTCAAGAAAAGTTTGAGAGAATTCAAACAGAAAACCCTGTGGATATGAATGACTG GGAGAATCTGAAAGAAAATGCTAGACTGGTTCTTGAAGAGAACCAGAATTTGTTGGAGCAGATTGAAGTAAAAGATCAGAAAGCTCAAGACATGCATCAGGCCCACATGCAAGAAG TGTCCAAGATCAACAAACAACTAGTGCTACTGAGAGCGGAGAAAGCTGACCAAGACCAAGACCTGGAGGAGATCAAGAAGCGCTACAAGGAACTGAAGACTAAATATGACGCCATGCTTCTGGAGAACCAGAGCCAGCAGTCCTCGGAGACGTACATCAACAACATAGCAGAACTGAAGAG GACTTTTACAGAAAAAGAGGAAAATTATCATCAGGAAatacaaaatctgaaaattaaGATCCAG GCTGTACAAGATGAGAGGAAAAATCAGACACTTAATTTTGTGGAATTACAAGCTGAAAATAAGCGATGCCAAGCTGAGTTGCGAGCCATGAGAAAAGCCATCAG GAAAGCCCAGAGTAAGATCATCTATCTACAGAAAGCGATCGAGCAGTCGGAGTCTAAGGAGCAAAACGTCCAGGATCAGTTGGCCTCGGTCATTAAAGTG GCTGAAAAAAATGCGTATGAGAGGGATTCATTTGCAAAAGCG GTTAGAGATCGCGAAACAGAAACAAAGAAAGCCATGAATAAAATGCTTCAAAACAGTGTGTCCAAAGGAAAGATGGAGGAAAAACTAAAG TTGTACAAACTTAAGGCTGCTGCTAAAATCAACACTGTAGCTGGAAG GCTAAAGGAACAAGATGAAGTCTTCATGAACCAGAAAAAGGAGTATGAGCGGGAAATCAATCACCTGCGTCTGCTACTGCAGGAGAAAGAACACAACCTGTACGACATTGCCACGGAGAAAAG GGAAGTTGAAGATGAATTAGAAATTGTATGGCAGTCTGCAAATTCAGAAAATGACAGAATGAAAACGGTGCTTAAAAAGACAATGAAGAAATTGAGACAGCATGAGCAGTTATCTGAGGCAATGGACCAACAGGAGCCCAAGAAGATAGTGTACGTGTCGTCAGATGGGGAGGCCGATTAA
- the LOC128188132 gene encoding centrosomal protein of 89 kDa-like isoform X2: MAGKTGKRGKGKSSSLLSSCYHRPDRPKTSHWGTISSGLIPSAAFVVVPRTPGPDTPPGTDIALASSSGILSASLLAKARGMFPTAADDDPFSDPESSLYDYQVMEEAGYSSVEFGHAGGSRKRISYSDREPVPLPGPSTLREHTIDEEMPGQFYHTLEKHEDIDDENALYAKPVKKGKRTSSGEDPALQQTGQRVREAYRQVIEPDSDEIQEEMTTQKVTTVTIEKTPTLRSRKQSTPRDSEIQEETLVKSSKEGHSNPREPTDEAGASPSPRQSGRHSGSNTARSISEIHTARSTDKLQRGLEGQNALLRSINESLEEEVTTFRQVTSALEKGDRDTAANLLLKKQLTDMKDENETLKNTVHRLTVEFSDFQAKHRVLKPEERSIASELLGLPSKGPCPSWLINTKYLSPLFLAYDDRLEEREKIIKRYQMEIDKLKLQAEDIVTENQQLQEKFERIQTENPVDMNDWENLKENARLVLEENQNLLEQIEVKDQKAQDMHQAHMQEVSKINKQLVLLRAEKADQDQDLEEIKKRYKELKTKYDAMLLENQSQQSSETYINNIAELKRTFTEKEENYHQEIQNLKIKIQAVQDERKNQTLNFVELQAENKRCQAELRAMRKAIRKAQSKIIYLQKAIEQSESKEQNVQDQLASVIKVAEKNAYERDSFAKAVRDRETETKKAMNKMLQNSVSKGKMEEKLKLYKLKAAAKINTVAGRLKEQDEVFMNQKKEYEREINHLRLLLQEKEHNLYDIATEKREVEDELEIVWQSANSENDRMKTVLKKTMKKLRQHEQLSEAMDQQEPKKIVYVSSDGEAD, from the exons GGTACAATTTCGTCAGGTTTGATTCCTTCGGCTGCCTTTGTTGTTGTGCCCCGAACGCCTGGTCCCGACACCCCACCCGGAACAGATATTGCTTTGGCCTCTTCCTCTGGAATTCTAAGTGCATCACTGCTCGCCAAAGCCAGAGGCATGTTTCCCACAGCAGCAGACGATGACCCATTCAGTGACCCCGAAAGTAGTCTCTATGACTACCAGGTCATGGAAGAAGCAGg ATATTCTTCAGTGGAGTTTGGACATGCTGGTGGGAGTAGGAAGAGAATCAGTTACTCGGACAGGGAACCAGTTCCTTTGCCCGGTCCCTCCACTCTCAGAGAGCACACCATTGATGAAGAAATGCCAG gTCAGTTTTACCATACTTTAGAGAAACATGAGGACATTGATGATGAAAATGCATTGTATGCTAAGCCTGTGAAGAAAggaaaa AGAACTAGTTCAGGGGAGGATCCGGCCCTTCAACAGACGGGCCAGAGAGTGCGGGAAGCTTACCGTCAGGTGATAGAACCAGACTCGGACGAAATCCAAGAGGAAATG aCAACACAGAAG GTGACAACAGTTACAATAGAAAAGACTCCTACCCTCAGATCAAGGAAGCAGTCCACACCTAGAG ATTCAGAGATACAAGAGGAAACTTTGGTCAAATCATCCAAAGAAGGTCACTCTAATCCAAGGGAGCCAACTGATGAAGCCG GTGCGAGTCCTTCACCCAGACAGTCGGGCAGGCACTCGGGATCCAACACCGCCCGCAGTATATCAGAGATACACACTGCCCGCAGTACAGACAAGTTACAGCGGGGGCTGGAGGGACAGAACGCTCTACTCCGCTCCATTAATGAGTCGCTGGAGGAAGAGGTCACAACCTTTAGACAGGTCACATCAGCCCTGGAGAAAGGGG ATCGTGACACAGCTGCTAATTTGCTGTTGAAGAAACAACTGACAGACATGAAGGATGAGAATGagacattgaaaaatactgtaCACAGATTGACTGTGGAGTTCAGTGATTTCCAGGCCAAACACAGGGTCCTCAAACCTGAGGAAAGATCG ATTGCTTCAGAATTACTCGGTTTGCCTAGCAAGGGACCCTGCCCATCATGGCTT ATAAATACAAAGTACCTGTCACCCCTGTTTCTGGCCTATGATGACAGATTGGAGGAGAGAGAAAAGATCATCAAGAGATATCAG ATGGAAATTGACAAACTTAAGCTTCAGGCTGAGGACATTGTGACAGAAAATCAACAGCTTCAAGAAAAGTTTGAGAGAATTCAAACAGAAAACCCTGTGGATATGAATGACTG GGAGAATCTGAAAGAAAATGCTAGACTGGTTCTTGAAGAGAACCAGAATTTGTTGGAGCAGATTGAAGTAAAAGATCAGAAAGCTCAAGACATGCATCAGGCCCACATGCAAGAAG TGTCCAAGATCAACAAACAACTAGTGCTACTGAGAGCGGAGAAAGCTGACCAAGACCAAGACCTGGAGGAGATCAAGAAGCGCTACAAGGAACTGAAGACTAAATATGACGCCATGCTTCTGGAGAACCAGAGCCAGCAGTCCTCGGAGACGTACATCAACAACATAGCAGAACTGAAGAG GACTTTTACAGAAAAAGAGGAAAATTATCATCAGGAAatacaaaatctgaaaattaaGATCCAG GCTGTACAAGATGAGAGGAAAAATCAGACACTTAATTTTGTGGAATTACAAGCTGAAAATAAGCGATGCCAAGCTGAGTTGCGAGCCATGAGAAAAGCCATCAG GAAAGCCCAGAGTAAGATCATCTATCTACAGAAAGCGATCGAGCAGTCGGAGTCTAAGGAGCAAAACGTCCAGGATCAGTTGGCCTCGGTCATTAAAGTG GCTGAAAAAAATGCGTATGAGAGGGATTCATTTGCAAAAGCG GTTAGAGATCGCGAAACAGAAACAAAGAAAGCCATGAATAAAATGCTTCAAAACAGTGTGTCCAAAGGAAAGATGGAGGAAAAACTAAAG TTGTACAAACTTAAGGCTGCTGCTAAAATCAACACTGTAGCTGGAAG GCTAAAGGAACAAGATGAAGTCTTCATGAACCAGAAAAAGGAGTATGAGCGGGAAATCAATCACCTGCGTCTGCTACTGCAGGAGAAAGAACACAACCTGTACGACATTGCCACGGAGAAAAG GGAAGTTGAAGATGAATTAGAAATTGTATGGCAGTCTGCAAATTCAGAAAATGACAGAATGAAAACGGTGCTTAAAAAGACAATGAAGAAATTGAGACAGCATGAGCAGTTATCTGAGGCAATGGACCAACAGGAGCCCAAGAAGATAGTGTACGTGTCGTCAGATGGGGAGGCCGATTAA